The following proteins are co-located in the Vigna angularis cultivar LongXiaoDou No.4 chromosome 2, ASM1680809v1, whole genome shotgun sequence genome:
- the LOC108327425 gene encoding phosphatidylinositol-3-phosphatase SAC1 → MVNYYGIEPRGDHYACMIDLLGRWGFLKEAEEFFDKLEVEPNAMIWVNLLGACRIHGDEKRGQRAAKKLIELEPRNSSSYFPERQGKWKATTRSREFLKSIKRYYSNAYTNGEKQDAINLFSGYFRPHEGKPALWELDSDYYLHVSGVGDDLIPEKCSEPNPKPSESGGIVFTPIPACRGDFLRIKLTSFDKLIEKTCSTIKNVRLCSEPDQRPGGSSGNSGAAPDAAEIQIKSPNWLFGQRKYEEGSSAAKVASHETDFEGSHANGFCDLNWLSSGSDMNEEDVFQRYLAMTSANEANGWYGGSVLGIQDESSEIYKHYAELCQICTLTGPALELFQNDCKREQHYAEALSTNSYEIVNDTSVVAEMEEALKEYDQVGPRSCKFFGGGPSWLTRWLTEEEKLQRI, encoded by the exons ATGGTAAACTATTATGGAATTGAGCCTAGAGGGGATCACTACGCTTGCATGATTGATCTACTTGGTAGGTGGGGTTTCCTCAAGGAAGCTGAAGAGTTCTTTGACAAACTAGAAGTTGAACCCAATGCTATGATTTGGGTCAATTTATTGGGTGCTTGCAGAATACATGGGGATGAAAAGAGGGGACAGAGAGCGGCTAAGAAACTTATTGAGTTAGAACCCAGAAACTCTTCATCATAT TTTCCAGAGAGGCAGGGAAAGTGGAAAGCAACAACACGATCAAGAGAGTTTTTGAAGTCCATAAAACGATATTATAGCAATGCTTACACAAATGGTGAAAAACAAGATGCAATAAACTT ATTTTCAGGTTACTTCCGACCACATGAAGGGAAACCTGCTCTCTGGGAGCTGGATTCAGATTATTATCTCCATGTATCTGGGGTTGGGGATGATCTAATTCCTGAGAAGTG TTCTGAACCGAATCCTAAGCCTTCTGAAAGTGGTGGAATAGTATTCACCCCAATACCAGCTTGCAGAGGAGACTTCTTACGGATAAAGTTGACATCATTTGACAAGTTAATTGAGAAGACCTGTAGtacaattaaaaatgtaagaCTATGCTCTGAACCTGATCAGAGACCAGGTGGGAGTTCTGGAAACAGTGGAGCGGCACCTGATGCAGC TGAGATACAGATAAAAAGCCCGAATTGGCTTTTTGGCCAGAGAAAGTACGAAGAGGGTTCTTCTGCTGCAAAAGTAGCTTCTCATGAAACTGACTTTGAAGGATCTCATGCTAATGGATTTTGTGATTTGAATTGGCTTTCTTCTGGCAGTGATATGAATGAAGAGGATGTTTTCCAAAG GTACCTTGCAATGACTTCAGCAAATGAGGCGAATGGGTGGTATGGAGGTAGTGTCCTCGGCATTCAAGATGAAAGCAGTGAGATATATAAACATTATGCCGAGCTATGTCAGATATGTACTTTAACC GGACCTGCCTTGGAACTTTTCCAAAATGACTGTAAGAGGGAGCAACACTACGCAGAAGCTTTAAGCACGAATTCATATGAAATTGTTAATGATACTAGCGTTGTGGCAGAAATGGAAGAAGCTCTAAAGGAGTATGACCAAGTTGGTCCCAGATCTTGTAAATTCTTTGGCGGTGGTCCGAGTTGGCTTACAAGATGGTTAACTGAAGAAGAAAAACTACAAAGGATATGA
- the LOC108327426 gene encoding uncharacterized protein LOC108327426, with the protein MAKVLEEALHAELLTVRKRPSPKNADKGRICHLHQNHGHSTEECTLVKDEIERLVRAGYLQKYVREEGAKMRSPLRGRASCRSPEQPSRKDNRRRRHSRSHSRDHEQERSVRGRIDTISGGFEGGGTSSSAQKRHLRSLKTVCMVDRQPQSMPDITFTNADFHAPDPDQDDPMVITVEIARYDVIKVLIDQGSSVNILYWTTFLKIDLSKDIIASFNEKIMGFVGEILDTRGYLDLRTRLGTGKKAREIKIRFLLVEANTSYNALLGRPCLNAFGAIVSTPHLAMKFSSDKGNICTVRVDQRTTRQCYVTGLKITSFVPPKKSRGAEPTTIDLDP; encoded by the coding sequence ATGGCAAAAGTACTCGAGGAAGCCCTTCACGCCGAACTACTCACGGTTCGAAAAAGACCCTCCCCAAAGAATGCCGACAAAGGAAGAATTTGTCatcttcatcaaaaccatggcCACTCCACCGAAGAATGCACCCTAGTGAAGGATGAAATAGAAAGGCTCGTTCGGGCGGGCTATCTCCAAAAGTATGTTAGAGAGGAGGGGGCTAAAATGAGAAGTCCTcttagagggagagcttcatgTAGAAGCCCTGAACAACCATCCCGAAAAGACAACCGGCGTAGGAGGCACTCCCGAAGCCACAGTCGTGATCATGAACAGGAAAGATCCGTCCGCGGGCGAATTGATACCATATCGGGAGGCTTCGAAGGGGGAGGGACATCATCTTCAGCCCAAAAAAGACACTTGAGGAGTCTGAAAACTGTTTGCATGGTAGATCGACAACCCCAATCCATGCCAGATATTACTTTTACCAATGCAGATTTCCATGCACCAGACCCCGATCAAGATGATCCCATGGTCATCACCGTCGAGATAGCACGCTACGATGTCATTAAAGTGTTGATTGATCAAGGTAGTTCGGTCAACATCCTATATTGGACTACGTTCCTAAAAATAGATTTATCCAAAGACATAATAGCCTCATTCAATGAGAAAATTATGGGGTTCGTTGGAGAAATATTAGATACTCGAGGATACCTGGACTTGAGAACTCGACTCGGGACAGGCAAGAAGGCAAGAGAGATCAAAATAAGGTTCTTGCTGGTAGAAGCAAACACTTCTTACAATGCACTACTAGGGAGACCCTGCCTGAATGCTTTCGGAGCCATTGTATCCACCCCTCACTTAGCTATGAAATTCTCGTCCGATAAGGGTAATATCTGTACGGTGAGAGTCGATCAACGAACGACTCGACAGTGTTATGTTACTGGCCTAAAAATCACATCCTTTGTACCACCAAAGAAGTCTAGGGGTGCAGAGCCAACGACGATCGACCTTGACCCATGA
- the LOC108329594 gene encoding transcription factor AS1 — MLLEMKDRQRWRAEEDALLRAYVKQYGPREWNLVSQRMNTPLNRDAKSCLERWKNYLKPGIKKGSLTEEEQRLVINLQATHGNKWKKIAAQVPGRTAKRLGKWWEVFKEKQQRETKGNNCTIDPINDSNYEHILESFAEKLVKERPSPSFVMATSNSSFLHTDQPAPAQALLPSWLSNSNGTAPVRPPSPSVTLSLSPSAAPPPWMQPVRGPDNGGPLVLGNVGPHGGVLAFGENMVMSELVECCKELEEVHHALAAQKKEAAWRLSRVELQLESEKAGRRREKMEEVEAKIKALREEQTAALDRIEAEYREQLAGLRRDAESKEQKLAEQWAAKHMRLTKFLEQVGCRSRLSEPNGR; from the coding sequence ATGCTCTTGGAAATGAAGGATAGGCAACGTTGGAGAGCTGAAGAGGATGCTTTACTACGCGCATACGTCAAGCAGTATGGTCCTAGAGAATGGAATCTCGTGTCTCAGCGCATGAACACACCTCTCAATAGGGATGCAAAGTCATGCTTAGAGAGGTGGAAGAACTACCTGAAGCCTGGCATTAAGAAAGGATCTCTTACAGAGGAAGAGCAGCGTCTTGTCATCAACCTTCAAGCAACACACGGAAACAAGTGGAAGAAAATAGCAGCACAAGTTCCAGGTCGCACTGCCAAGAGGTTAGGAAAGTGGTGGGAAGTGTTCAAAGAGAAGCAGCAAAGAGAAACAAAGGGGAATAACTGCACCATTGACCCGATTAACGATAGCAATTACGAGCATATACTTGAGAGTTTCGCTGAGAAACTTGTGAAAGAAAGGCCTTCACCATCATTTGTTATGGCTACTTCTAACAGTTCATTTCTGCACACTGATCAACCTGCGCCTGCACAGGCCTTGCTTCCATCTTGGCTTTCAAACTCCAATGGCACAGCACCTGTGAGGCCACCCTCACCTTCTGTGACTCTCAGTCTGTCTCCCTCGGCGGCGCCACCTCCGTGGATGCAACCGGTGAGAGGACCAGACAATGGTGGTCCTCTTGTTTTGGGGAATGTGGGTCCTCATGGAGGTGTTCTAGCATTTGGTGAAAACATGGTGATGTCTGAGCTGGTGGAGTGCTGCAAAGAGTTGGAAGAAGTGCATCATGCTTTGGCAGCTCAGAAGAAGGAGGCAGCGTGGCGGTTGAGCAGGGTGGAGCTGCAGCTGGAGTCGGAGAAGGCAGGGCGGAGAAGGGAGAAGATGGAGGAAGTTGAAGCAAAGATCAAAGCTTTGAGGGAGGAACAAACAGCTGCATTGGATAGAATTGAAGCAGAATACAGGGAGCAGTTAGCAGGATTGAGAAGAGATGCAGAAAGCAAGGAGCAGAAGTTGGCTGAACAATGGGCTGCAAAACACATGCGTCTCACCAAATTTCTAGAACAGGTAGGATGCAGATCAAGGCTCTCTGAACCAAATGGAAGATAG